The following DNA comes from Oreochromis niloticus isolate F11D_XX linkage group LG23, O_niloticus_UMD_NMBU, whole genome shotgun sequence.
TTCTTGGTATTTGTGGTTTGTCTAAAGGTGTCTCACACGACATAATCAGCGCCTGAAGTAGGAAGTGTAGAGCACTTCTGTGTCAGAGTCCATCAGAGCTGAGCTGCTTTCAGACGACTCCGTCTTGTTGTGGATGCTGAAGCTGATCATGGTTCTCCTGTGGATGATCCTGTTGGTGGTTCTACTCTGTGCAGAGGCCGAGAACGTGACCGAGGTCAGAGGAGAGCTGGGGACCAATGTCACTCTAACCTGCTCCAATCAGACATCAGAAACATACTGGTACATGGAGATCCACAGTCAGTTCAGAGCATGTATCGGCCGCAGTTTTTCTTCAGCAGACTCTACCTACTGCTCTCCTGGTTTTGAAACCAAATTTTCaatcctgcaaaacaaacttgtgatTAAAAACTTTACAGCAGAGGACTGCAGGCTTTACTTCTGTGGCATCAAGAGAGGAGGCAGCATTCATTTTGTGGAGACTTTCCGCTTTGTCTCAGGTAAGTACAAAGTTTGTACTTTAAAGCTGAAAATTGCAGAAGCGCAAATATGTCCACAGTTAAAATTCACACCTGAAGTCTCACAAGTTCGGCTTCATCGGAGTTGTGTTTTCAATGAAAGGAAGGAGTGAATAAATGTTGGTGCAGATCTGGATCATTGTATTAAAAACAGCTCACTATCTATGAGGTGTTCATGTCAGGCAGTGACCTCGTGGTTAAAGGAAGCTTCTGCTTTGGTACATTGGTGGGAACAAAAGGCTGCACCAAACACTCCCCTGTTCTGAATGGACAATTAAAAAGCCCTCACTGGTTTCTCCTCATTGTCACAGAGATAGAATCAGTATGTCTAGATAACAACAAATTGTC
Coding sequences within:
- the LOC109204441 gene encoding uncharacterized protein LOC109204441 isoform X2, with protein sequence MLKLIMVLLWMILLVVLLCAEAENVTEVRGELGTNVTLTCSNQTSETYWYMEIHSQFRACIGRSFSSADSTYCSPGFETKFSILQNKLVIKNFTAEDCRLYFCGIKRGGSIHFVETFRFVSDVTETTPSVTVTDSNRPDQQSNKNALQSDRVVFISLSLNAALVLVVICLSCVSLSLKRRISKYQAHLPPAGTSERLETPQYEEIQLPRRSAAPATESIYYKLQVPHLTLPQS